From a single Candidatus Zixiibacteriota bacterium genomic region:
- the amrB gene encoding AmmeMemoRadiSam system protein B has translation MTFERKAVTFASHLHKEKDQVENQDHDIRKPAVAGTFYPSNPVELTKTIAGFYADVDKVTLGGRPMGLIAPHSGYPYSGKIAAKAFKLLEGEHFDTVVIVSPSHTVFFQGSSIYGGAGYQTPIGVIETDIALAQKIAAINPSAVYFSNMGHSSGTARGEHSLEVQLPFLQIVLGKFKLVAIVMGDQDPDSGRLLGETLAAALKGTNTLLVASTDLSHFHAEKEARRLDFAVQDAIEKYDTQLLIDTLDSGRGEACGGGAVASVMLASKRLGGSTVKFLDYGTSGSVTGDFDDVVGYMSAAIVSGRPPVMEKTILGAIPLRIKEAKDLTSEDKRQIREIARMAIETRADGKSFVPPLSERLNVQFGLFMRVHVDDSVHLPYGRIRPEGTILHASAEIAQLAAFEDPRYDPLAPEQLQSYGLDIYVLSKLERLREFDDIKIGRDGLMVKLDMHSALMLPVEAADKSWTAGEFFEQVCLKAGLPRGAYKERYAEVYKFTTEVC, from the coding sequence TTGACATTTGAACGGAAAGCAGTTACTTTCGCAAGTCACCTGCATAAAGAAAAGGACCAAGTGGAAAACCAGGATCATGACATTCGAAAACCAGCAGTGGCTGGGACATTTTATCCTTCCAATCCGGTCGAGCTGACTAAGACGATTGCTGGATTTTACGCCGATGTCGACAAGGTCACGCTTGGCGGACGACCTATGGGTCTCATCGCTCCCCATTCCGGTTATCCATATTCTGGTAAGATTGCCGCGAAAGCATTCAAGCTTCTCGAAGGCGAGCACTTTGATACGGTGGTCATCGTCTCTCCCTCGCACACCGTTTTCTTTCAAGGTTCATCCATCTACGGCGGGGCGGGCTACCAGACCCCGATTGGCGTCATTGAAACAGATATTGCGCTTGCCCAGAAAATTGCCGCTATTAATCCGAGCGCGGTTTACTTTTCGAATATGGGGCATTCAAGCGGCACAGCTCGCGGCGAACACTCACTCGAAGTACAGCTTCCATTCCTACAAATCGTACTCGGCAAATTCAAACTCGTCGCGATAGTTATGGGTGATCAGGACCCGGACTCAGGCCGATTGCTCGGTGAGACACTCGCCGCCGCGCTCAAAGGCACGAATACATTGCTTGTTGCAAGTACCGATCTGTCGCACTTTCATGCTGAAAAAGAAGCGCGACGACTCGACTTTGCGGTTCAGGATGCCATCGAAAAATATGACACTCAGCTTCTAATCGATACCCTCGACAGCGGGAGAGGCGAAGCCTGCGGAGGCGGCGCAGTGGCCTCGGTAATGCTGGCATCCAAACGGCTCGGCGGAAGCACAGTCAAATTTCTTGACTATGGGACATCCGGCTCTGTAACCGGAGATTTTGATGATGTTGTCGGCTATATGAGCGCGGCAATTGTCTCGGGTCGTCCTCCGGTTATGGAGAAGACTATTTTGGGCGCAATTCCTCTCCGAATAAAGGAAGCGAAAGACTTGACATCCGAGGACAAACGGCAAATTCGTGAGATCGCCCGAATGGCAATCGAAACGCGCGCCGACGGCAAATCATTTGTTCCGCCGCTGAGCGAGCGGCTCAATGTGCAATTCGGTCTGTTTATGCGCGTCCATGTCGATGACTCGGTCCATCTTCCGTATGGACGCATCCGGCCTGAGGGTACTATTTTGCATGCTTCGGCGGAGATTGCGCAGTTGGCGGCATTCGAAGACCCGCGCTATGACCCGCTCGCACCTGAGCAATTACAATCATACGGTCTTGATATCTATGTTCTCTCGAAGCTTGAACGCTTGCGTGAATTTGATGATATCAAAATCGGCCGTGATGGACTCATGGTAAAGCTTGATATGCACTCCGCGCTCATGCTTCCGGTTGAAGCCGCGGATAAAAGCTGGACTGCAGGTGAATTTTTTGAGCAAGTCTGCCTCAAAGCTGGTCTTCCACGCGGCGCATATAAAGAACGCTACGCCGAAGTGTATAAATTCACCA